The Anolis carolinensis isolate JA03-04 chromosome 1, rAnoCar3.1.pri, whole genome shotgun sequence genome window below encodes:
- the psmc1 gene encoding 26S proteasome regulatory subunit 4: protein MGQSQSGGHGPGGSKKDDKDKKKKYEPPVPTRVGKKKKKTKGPDAASKLPLVTPHTQCRLKLLKLERIKDYLLMEEEFIRNQEQMKPLEEKQEEERSKVDDLRGTPMSVGTLEEIIDDNHAIVSTSVGSEHYVSILSFVDKDLLEPGCSVLLNHKVHAVIGVLMDDTDPLVTVMKVEKAPQETYADIGGLDNQIQEIKESVELPLTHPEYYEEMGIKPPKGVILYGPPGTGKTLLAKAVANQTSATFLRVVGSELIQKYLGDGPKLVRELFRVAEEHAPSIVFIDEIDAIGTKRYDSNSGGEREIQRTMLELLNQLDGFDSRGDVKVIMATNRIETLDPALIRPGRIDRKIEFPLPDEKTKKRIFQIHTSRMTLADDVTLDELIMAKDDLSGADIKAICTEAGLMALRERRMKVTNEDFKKSKENVLYKKQEGTPEGLYL, encoded by the exons ATG GGTCAAAGCCAGAGTGGTGGACATGGCCCTGGAGGTAGCAAGAAGGATGACAAA gacaaaaagaaaaaatacgaGCCTCCAGTTCCAACCCGAgtggggaaaaagaagaagaagacaaagggACCAGATGCTGCTAGCAAACTTCCCCTGG TTACTCCTCACACTCAGTGCAGACTCAAATTGTTGAAGTTGGAAAGAATTAAAGATTACCTTTTGATGGAAGAAGAATTCATCAGGAACCAGGAACAGATGAAGCCTCTGGAAGAAAAGCAAGAG GAAGAGCGATCCAAGGTGGATGACCTTAGGGGAACCCCAATGTCTGTGGGAACACTAGAGGAGATCATTGATGATAATCATGCCATTGTCTCCACTTCTGTGGGGTCAGAGCACTATGTCAGCATTCTCTCCTTCGTAGACAAGGATTTGCTAGAGCCAGGCTGCTCAGTTCTGCTTAATCATAAG GTCCATGCTGTGATAGGAGTTCTGATGGATGACACAGATCCATTAGTTACTGTGATGAAGGTAGAGAAAGCCCCACAAGAGACATATGCAGATATTGGGGGCTTAGACAACCAGATTCAGGAAATCAAG GAATCTGTGGAGTTACCTTTAACGCATCCTGAATATTACGAAGAGATGGGTATAAAGCCACCTAAAGGGGTTATTCTGTATGGGCCACCAGGCACAG GTAAAACATTATTAGCCAAAGCGGTGGCCAATCAGACCTCGGCCACCTTCCTGAGAGTGGTGGGTTCTGAACTTATACAGAAGTACCtgggagatgggccaaaacttgTACGGGAGCTATTTCGAGTAGCTGAGGAACACGCCCCATCCATTGTTTTCATAGATGAAATTGATGCCATAGGTACCAAAAG ATACGACTCTAATTCAGGTGGCGAAAGGGAGATCCAACGAACAATGCTGGAGTTGCTGAATCAATTAGATGGCTTTGATTCACGTGGCGATGTCAAAGTGATCATGGCCACTAACAGAATAGAGACACTGGATCCAGCCTTAATCAGGCCAG GACGAATTGACAGGAAAATTGAATTCCCACTGCCAGACGAGAAAACCAAGAAGCGTATTTTCCAAATTCATACCAGCAGAATGACTTTGGCAGATGATGTTACTCTAGATGAACTGATAATGGCTAAAGACGATCTGTCGGGTGCAGATATTAAG GCAATTTGTACAGAAGCTGGCTTGATGGCTCTGCGGGAACGGAGAATGAAAGTAACAAATGAAGACttcaaaaaatcaaaagaaaatgttCTCTATAAGAAACAAGAAGGCACCCCAGAGGGCCTCTATCTgtaa